A stretch of Streptococcus chenjunshii DNA encodes these proteins:
- a CDS encoding acyl carrier protein has translation MAVFEKVQEIIVEELGKEAEEVKAETTFDELDADSLDVFQVISEIEDEFDIQIETEDGLNTVGDLVAYVEEKTK, from the coding sequence ATGGCAGTATTTGAAAAAGTACAAGAAATTATCGTAGAAGAACTCGGCAAAGAAGCTGAAGAAGTGAAAGCAGAAACAACTTTCGATGAGCTTGATGCTGATTCACTTGATGTTTTTCAAGTCATTTCAGAAATTGAAGATGAATTCGATATTCAAATTGAAACTGAAGATGGTCTGAACACTGTAGGTGACTTGGTTGCTTACGTT